TAAGATTATCATACCTTTTTTAGCAAAAAAATTAGGAGTGTATAAGTATGAGTACTCCATTGTTGAGTGCGGAAGTAAGAGCAGTATTCCTCAATTTATAAGGTTATTGAATGAATATAAAATACCATATGTAGCTGTGTATGATAAAGATGAGCATCTGTGGAGAGATTATGAGAGTAAGATAAAAAGCAGGCGTGACAATAAATATCTGAAACAATTGATCCATGAAAACATAGGAGAAATTGTGGAGTTCACAAATGATATAGAGGAGGAACTGGAAGGAAAGGATAGGATTAAAAAAAATTATAAAAATAAACCATTTATTGCTATAAAAAATATTTCCGGCGAGAACTATATAGTTCCCGACGGTTTAAAAAAGAAGATTTTAAAGATATATAAATAGGAGGGCTGCCCTCCTATTTATAATACCAATCTATTTCGTTACCCCACTTGGGTCTGCTGGAAGCGGTCTTTCTATCTCTAGCCTGACCATCTTGAAGATTTGCTCTGAACTCCCCGTTTTTAGGTGAATATATCCATCCTCCATTTGAGGTATAGAATTCATTAGCTAAGCCTAAATTTTCTAATCTATTACAAATTTTAATGTTGTTACTTGTTTCTATCTCTACAGATACCCCATCTACTTCTTTTGTGTATTTAGGAGTGACTGGAAATTTGAAGTTTTTTAAAAGATTAAAACCACTGCCAGTATTATCGGCTAAAATAGAGAAGAACTTTCTATCTTCATCGCGCCCCCTTATCTCATTTTCACTGGGGTATCTCTCATAAGTGCTATAAAATTCATCGATAGACCTTCTAACTAAGGTAAGATTCTTATTTGTACTGGATAAGGATGAGAGACTATAGTTATTTTTTATCTTGAAGAATGTAAAAAATGAAAGAAATCCAATAAATAAAACTATAAAGATAATATCTGCCTTGATTATAAATTTATTCATTAATGACTCCCATCTCTTTAAAATAGTCTAGTGCCATAAGGTACCCATAAGGACCAAATCCAGATATCTGACCTATACAGGCAGAAGCTGTAACAGACCGATGTCTGAATTCTTCTCTAGAATGAATATTACTGAGGTGAACTTCTATTGTCGGGATTGAAACGGATTTAATTGCATCCAGGATGGCAATACTATAGTGAGTATATGCTGCGGGATTGATTATAATACCATCATATTCAGCATATGCACTTTGAATTTTATTTATTATTTCACCCTCAATATTATTTTGAAAACACTCAATTTGTATCTTTAATTCTTTAGATTTTTCTTCTATCATCTCTATTAATTTAGGATATGACAGATTTCCATATATTTTTTTTTCCCTGATTCCCAGCATATTTATATTGGGACCATTTATAACTAAAATTTTCATAAAAACCTCCTACTATTTTTGTTAACTGAATGCAGCGTCACGTTGTTTTTTTATATCATACTATAAAAGCAGGAGGTTTTCAACTTAATCAAAAATTAATCACATTTTGAATATCCACAAGCTCTGCAGGAATAACATCCTCCAGAGATCTCCAATTTTTCCCCACATTCAGGGCAGATTGCCTCATGCCTGTGTAGTTCATCAACTTCTTCATTGAACTTCTCTTCTTTCTGCTTTATAAAAACCTGTGCTGCTTCATAATCTTTTAACCCCATCTCATCTTCAAATTCCTTTAATATATTCAGGATCGCAAGTGGACAGGTATCACCCTTAGATAGTTTTCTTCCTACAGCATTTCCCCCGGCAAAAGCAGGACAGCCGCTGATACCTTCAATGGATTTTTCCAGCATAAATAAATTTCCTCCTAACCTCAGCATCCCTGACATAAATATGGCTACAGCTTGAATGTTTTTTTCACAACCTCCAGATCCGCTCCTTATTACATACAGATCCTGGATCTTGTTTTCACTTGGAGAATATCCAATCATCACCTTTAATTTTCCACAGCCAATTCGTAAATTTTTAGGGTAATATATCGTATCTTCAGCTATCCTTTTCAACTCTCCCCTGGATAGTTTTGCGGTTTCCTCTGCCGCCTCATCCTCCAATGTGAGGATTCCTTCCCGGGCACATCCAGACCTGTAGACAGTAACTCCTTTTAGTCCTAATTCCCAGGCTTTTAGATATATATTTTCAACCTCTTCTGTGGTAGTTTTATTTATCAGATTTACAGTAGAAGAGATACTGGCATCTATTCTGTTCTGCCAGGCAGCCTGCATCTCCAGTCTTTCAACAGGGTCTAAATTTTGAGCTGTTATAAAGGATTCAGGGAGATCTTCTACATTTTGGATATCATACCTTTCCATATATCTCCTGGCAATGGGAGCAAAAACTTCATAAAATACATCTTCCCCATGCAGACTCTCTGTCTTTCTTGTATAGGAAAAAGCAAAGTTAGGTTCAATCCCGGTACTTATTTGCAGCATAGTGCCGATAGATCCTGTAGGAGCTATGGTAAGCAGCTGGGAATTTCTTAATCCATATTTTTTAATCAATTCCATAACTTCTTCATCGGAGTTTTCAATTAAAAATGGTGACTTTAAAATTGTTTCTAAATCAAATTTAGGATAACTTCCACTTTCTTTCGCAAGGAGGGCACTCTCTTTGAGGGCTTCAATAATAATAATTTTCCCCAGAGTATCACAAAATTCTATAGATTCAGGAGAACCATATCTGAGATCCAGGTGGATAAGCAGGTCTCCTACTCCTAAAATTCCTAATCCTATCTGCCTCCAGTCGGCTACAGACTCCCTTTGCTCTTCTAATGGATGTAAGGGTAAACCTTCATCTAAAACATTATTGAGCGCTCTTACTCCTATCCTTACAGCTTTTTTTAATCTTTCAAAATCAAATTCATCTTTTCTTTCATTTAGAAAACTAGGAAGAATCAGTGAACCCAATAAACAGCTTCCACCAGCAGGAAGAGGTTCTTCTGCACAGGGATTGGTTCCTGCAAATTCAAAATTTTCATCTTCACTGAGAAGATTCCAGTTGGATATTCTATCCCAAAATAACATCCCTGGTTCAGCATAATTCCAATTTTGACGTGCTAATTCTTTGAATAACTCTTTAGCTCTAACTTCTTTTTCCACAACCTGATCTGTATCCAAAACTTCAAATTTTAATGTAAATAATTCATCTTTTTTCACTTTCTCCATAAATTCATCGGTCATTCGGACAGAGATATTGGCTTTCTGGACTTTTGAAAGATCTCCCTTTATCTTTATAAAATCACAAATATCCGGGTGATCTATGGAAAGGGACAGCATTAGTGCCCCCCTTCTTCCATTTTGTCCTATGATCTCAGTAGTAAGGTTATATAGATCCATAAAAGAAACTGAGCCTGTGGTTTCCATAGCCGAATTATTAACTGTAGTTCCCCTGGGTCTCAGATTGGATATATCGATCCCACATCCACCACCGTAGGAAAAAGTACGAGCCAATTTTTTAGCTGTTTCAAATATCGACTCTAAATTGTCTTCTGGAGGAGTTAATACATAACAGTTTGAATAAGTTATCTTTCTCCCTAACTTATGCAGCCCTCTATTAGCTAATATTCTGCCTGCAAAAATAAATTCTTTATTAACTATAGCTTCCTTCAATAAAGGATCATCATTGGAAATTCTGTCCAACCACTCTTTAAAAGTTTCATCATTATATTTATATTTTTTTCTCCAAATATCCTGACCTAAAATATTTTCTTCTCCTAACCACTTAATCTCATTCAAAATAATTTCACCCCATTATATAGTTTTTATTATATATATTTCACTAAATATTGTGTTTTATATTATAGTATATACCACCGATTTCGAAATTTTCATACTATTTTTTTAAAAAAACAAACAATATTAAACTAAATTTCACTATTTTATTAGTAATAAATAAAATAATAAATAGATAAAAAAGTTGAAATCATTTATTAAATATGGTATAAATTGATAGAAGCATTGAAGCCCTTGTTTTATAAGGGATAAAAAATGGGAGGTATTAAAATGACTAAAAAAGAATTCGTAGCATTATTTGCAGAGAGAGGAAATTTTGAATCTAAGGCAGAGGCTGAAAGAAAATTAGATACATTCATGACAACTGTTGAGGAAGTATTATTAAACGGCGATGAAGTTAACTTTATCGGATGGGGAAAATTTGAAGTAGTTGCAAGAGCTGAAAGAAAAGGAAGAAATCCTAAAACTGGTGAAGAGATCACTATTCCTGCAAAGAAAGCTGTTAAGTTTAAAGCTGGAAAAAAATTAAACGACAAGATGAACTAAAAAAATAAAAAAGGAGATTTTTATCTCCTTTTTTTTATACCTTTCTTTCTAAATTATTCGAGATAATTTTTATTCCGAACACCGCTTAATCTCTCCCTAATTTACCATATAAAACTTCTTGTTGTTTAGATGTGAAATCGAAATAAATCATGGTGTTTTCTACATTTCTGTGGCCTAAAATGTACTGGACTTCCTTTATATCTAATCCGCAATCAGCTAAATGAACCCCTGCTGTATGTTTTAAGGTATGAAAGTGTTGTTTTTCTTTTGGTATATCTGCCAAATCAAAATATTTTTTACATAACCTCGTGAGATGCTGGCGGCTTAAAGGTGTCGATTTTCTACTTAAAAATATATGATTTGAATTGTTTTCATAACCGATATACTCACTTAATAATCTGCTTGTATCTCTGGTTAAACGGATGGTATTATTCCTACTCCCCTTCAACCTTCTGCAAAATAATTCCTTGCTGTTCTCATGAAAATCCTCCTTCTTTAAGTTAGAAATTTCACTTGCTCTCAGTCCGCATTCGTAAGCAAGGAGAAAAATTAATTTATCTCTTTTAAAAAATTTAAACTTTTGTTTCTTTTTATCCAGGAAAAATAATTTTTCAGCTTCTTCAAAAGATAACATTAATTTGTCAAATTCTTTATTGGTCAAATATTTAATTTCCCTATTTACAGATCTTTTCTTTTTCCCTTTTTTCAGCTGTTTTTCAAGTTCCTTTATCTTATCTTCCAGTAAGATACTGATTACCACATCATCTTTATTTTCTTCAAGTTTTTTCCTCAGAGCATCCAATTGACCTATATCCATAAATTTCTCCTATAAATTTTATTATTTTTATTTTTTTACCTTAAAATTTTCATTCACTATATAATACCCTAAAATTCATCATATTTCAATGAAAGTTCCAAAATGTTTATTTTGGAACTTTCGAAATAGATCCTTGTAAATAAAGGGGTAAAACCTTTTCGTTGTTTATAAAAAAACGAATGTTCCATTATAAAAAGCGGAAATACAAAGTTTTTTCATGGATTTTTCTAGGTCAGAAGCTGAATTATATAGCTAGAATAATTCCTTCCAAATATCTATTCAATATTTTTATTAATCGGACATATCTTAAAAAAGGGTTAAAAAAATAAGACGCCCTTATTTTGATTTTAAGAAGTTTAAGGGTATAAACACTCATCTTTTATTTTACCAAGCCTTTAAATCGAATATTTGATGAAAAATGCTGATTTTACTGGTGTTAGAGGTCATGAAAGTTTAATTTTTTTTTGCACAACAGAAAAAAAGTCCTATAGTTAAAATTATAGGTCTGATAATCCGATGATCCAGATTTTATGAATTTATACCACGAATTATATTAATTAAAATTGGTATTACACTCAATTTCAATTAAATAATTCTCCATAAATATAAAAGACCCTATAATTTTAATTATAGGGTCAAACATTAAAAAATTATTTTTTCCAGGTATTTGGGGATTTATTCCATTGGCTGGCTTCTTCTGCATCTTCAGGTGATAGATAATTTTCTTCAACTGCTAATTCTATCAAATCAGGAAATCCAGAGAGTGTTTCCCATTTACAGTTAGCTTCTTCAAATCTATCATATGCCTTTTTAAATTCATATGAGAATATTGCCATAACTTCTACATCTTTAGCTCCTTCTCTCCTTGCAGCCTCAAGTGCTGATATACAGCTTCCGCCAGTGGAGATAAGATCTTCAATTACGATTATTTTTTTCCCCTCTACATCTGCTCCCTCTATCTGTTTCCCTGCTCCATGTGCTTTTGGTTTAGATCTGATATAAGCCATTGGTTTATTCATCTTTTCCGCGATAAATGCTGCCCATGGAATTCCCGCTGTTGCAGTTCCTGCTAAGATATCAAAATCTTTATCTTTTAATGCTTCTACAAAAGCATTTACTATATCTGTTCTTTCCTTTGGAAAACCAATAACTTTTCTATTGTCACAATATATCGGAGATTTTATCCCTGATACAAAGGTAAATGGTTGTGCTACATTTAATCTTACTGCTTCTACTTTCAATAGTGCTCTAGCTACTCTTTTGGCGTTATTCATATTCAATCTCACTCCCTGTATTCTCAATTATTTGGTTTTTATTATATACTATTTTTCCATTAACTATCGTAGTCTCAATCTTACCGTAGCCTGTATATCCATCAAATGGAGTCCATCCGCATTTTGACAGGGTAGTTTTATTCTCTAAGATAAACTTTTTATTTAGATCCACTACTACAAGATCTCCATAGTAACCCTCTTTGATCTCTCCCCTGTCTTTTATACCAAATATTTTACTGGGATTTTTAGACATGAGCTGTATCAGTTTAGATAAAGTAATTTTACCTTTAGATACAGCATCTAACATCAATGGTAATGAGTTTTCAACTCCCGGAATTCCAAATGTTACCTTTTCCAGTTTCTCTGAAAGCAGATGAGGTGCATGGTCAGTACCGATGGTATCGATAGTACCGTCATTTACAGCTTCCCATAGAGCTTCTACATCATGGGTTGTTTTTAATTCCGGTTTCATTCGCAGTAACATTTCGTTTTTTCCCTTTATATCATTTTCGTTAAGAAAAAGATGGTGGGGGGTTACTTCGGTATAGATTTTTTTTTCCGCTTTCAACCTGCTTTTTCTGATAATATCCAACTCTTTTTTATTGGAAATATGACACAGGTAAAGTTTTTTTCCATATTTTTCATTATAGGTGATAGCTTTTTCTACCATCTCACCTTCAGCGTGGACTGAAACCATCTTTGATTTTAGAAATATATTTTTTAAAACCTCATCTTTTTCTACCAACATCTTTCCTGTGGATATATTCATAAATACCTTGGTAGAAGCTATCCCTTCACCGGGAATAATATCACTGTTGTCTGTACTTGTACCGCCAAAATGAAATCCATAGTTTACCAGTGATTTAACGGAAGCCAGGTCTTTTTTTTCTTGGAGTGCACGGGGATTTGTAGTGGTGGGTACTGTATTCGGCATATCTATAAAAGTAGTAATCCCGCCTTTGGCACACGCTCTAGATCCTGTATACAGGTCTTCTTTATGAGTCAGCCCTGGATCTCTCATATGCACATGGGCATCTATGATTCCCGGGATGAGATATTTCTCTCCTTTTAAATCTATAATTTCTAATTTTTTTATAATTTCATCTGAGGATAAAAATGTCCCTTTAATTATATCCAAAGTATCGATATCAGAAGTTATTTCAGCTATCTTTCCATCTTTTATATAGATATCTTTTATCTCGTATTCATTGTCTATAGTACTTATTCTAGCGTTTTTTATTAACAAAGTTCTGCCTCCCAATTCTCCCTTTTAATGCAGACTAAAATCTGACTTTTTTGATTAACTGTTAATTATTTTTAACCCTGCCTCTATTTCTTCTAAAATTAATTTAGCTGCATGGACAGGATTTTCTGATTTAGTTATTGGTCTGCCTACCACCAAGAAATCAGCCCCATTTTCAACAGCTATTTTAGGAGTCATGATTCTCTTTTGGTCATTTGAAGCTGCCCATAATGGTCTTACTCCCGGGCAGATTGTGTAGAAGTTTTCTCCACAAAGTTCCTTTATTTTCTTGGCTTCCAATGGGGAACACACTACTCCGTGTAATCCTGATTCCTTAGTTTCTATTGCCCAGTGATTGGCTAATCCACTGATGTTTAAATCACTTTTAAAGTGGGCTGCCGCCTCTTCCTCTGTGAATGATGTCAATACAGTCACTGCTATTGCTATTGAATCGGAGCTATTTTCTTTTAACATATCTGCAACTGATCTCATCATTGTAGGCCCCCCGCCTGCATGGACATTAAACATAAATACCTCTTGCTTATTTGCAAACATCGATGCCATAGTTGTTGTGTTTGGAATATCATGAAATTTCAGATCTAAAAATACTTTTTTATCTATACTATGCAGGTAATCTACCGCTTCTCCACGAGTGTTTAAAAATAATTCTAATCCTACCTTATATGTAGATACGGCATCTCCAATTTCATTTACTATATCTTTTACCTCATCTAATGTTTTATAATCTAATGCTACTATCAACCTGTCTTTAGCTTTTAATTTCATAATTCCCTCCTAATCTATTCCTGTAAGCTGCTCCTCCATCGGGATGAGCTGCTCCTACAATCTCACTGATATTATCTATA
This window of the Psychrilyobacter piezotolerans genome carries:
- the aroQ gene encoding type II 3-dehydroquinate dehydratase, whose product is MKILVINGPNINMLGIREKKIYGNLSYPKLIEMIEEKSKELKIQIECFQNNIEGEIINKIQSAYAEYDGIIINPAAYTHYSIAILDAIKSVSIPTIEVHLSNIHSREEFRHRSVTASACIGQISGFGPYGYLMALDYFKEMGVINE
- a CDS encoding adenosylcobalamin-dependent ribonucleoside-diphosphate reductase, whose amino-acid sequence is MNEIKWLGEENILGQDIWRKKYKYNDETFKEWLDRISNDDPLLKEAIVNKEFIFAGRILANRGLHKLGRKITYSNCYVLTPPEDNLESIFETAKKLARTFSYGGGCGIDISNLRPRGTTVNNSAMETTGSVSFMDLYNLTTEIIGQNGRRGALMLSLSIDHPDICDFIKIKGDLSKVQKANISVRMTDEFMEKVKKDELFTLKFEVLDTDQVVEKEVRAKELFKELARQNWNYAEPGMLFWDRISNWNLLSEDENFEFAGTNPCAEEPLPAGGSCLLGSLILPSFLNERKDEFDFERLKKAVRIGVRALNNVLDEGLPLHPLEEQRESVADWRQIGLGILGVGDLLIHLDLRYGSPESIEFCDTLGKIIIIEALKESALLAKESGSYPKFDLETILKSPFLIENSDEEVMELIKKYGLRNSQLLTIAPTGSIGTMLQISTGIEPNFAFSYTRKTESLHGEDVFYEVFAPIARRYMERYDIQNVEDLPESFITAQNLDPVERLEMQAAWQNRIDASISSTVNLINKTTTEEVENIYLKAWELGLKGVTVYRSGCAREGILTLEDEAAEETAKLSRGELKRIAEDTIYYPKNLRIGCGKLKVMIGYSPSENKIQDLYVIRSGSGGCEKNIQAVAIFMSGMLRLGGNLFMLEKSIEGISGCPAFAGGNAVGRKLSKGDTCPLAILNILKEFEDEMGLKDYEAAQVFIKQKEEKFNEEVDELHRHEAICPECGEKLEISGGCYSCRACGYSKCD
- a CDS encoding HU family DNA-binding protein, with product MTKKEFVALFAERGNFESKAEAERKLDTFMTTVEEVLLNGDEVNFIGWGKFEVVARAERKGRNPKTGEEITIPAKKAVKFKAGKKLNDKMN
- a CDS encoding tyrosine-type recombinase/integrase translates to MDIGQLDALRKKLEENKDDVVISILLEDKIKELEKQLKKGKKKRSVNREIKYLTNKEFDKLMLSFEEAEKLFFLDKKKQKFKFFKRDKLIFLLAYECGLRASEISNLKKEDFHENSKELFCRRLKGSRNNTIRLTRDTSRLLSEYIGYENNSNHIFLSRKSTPLSRQHLTRLCKKYFDLADIPKEKQHFHTLKHTAGVHLADCGLDIKEVQYILGHRNVENTMIYFDFTSKQQEVLYGKLGRD
- the pyrE gene encoding orotate phosphoribosyltransferase; protein product: MNNAKRVARALLKVEAVRLNVAQPFTFVSGIKSPIYCDNRKVIGFPKERTDIVNAFVEALKDKDFDILAGTATAGIPWAAFIAEKMNKPMAYIRSKPKAHGAGKQIEGADVEGKKIIVIEDLISTGGSCISALEAARREGAKDVEVMAIFSYEFKKAYDRFEEANCKWETLSGFPDLIELAVEENYLSPEDAEEASQWNKSPNTWKK
- a CDS encoding dihydroorotase, which encodes MLIKNARISTIDNEYEIKDIYIKDGKIAEITSDIDTLDIIKGTFLSSDEIIKKLEIIDLKGEKYLIPGIIDAHVHMRDPGLTHKEDLYTGSRACAKGGITTFIDMPNTVPTTTNPRALQEKKDLASVKSLVNYGFHFGGTSTDNSDIIPGEGIASTKVFMNISTGKMLVEKDEVLKNIFLKSKMVSVHAEGEMVEKAITYNEKYGKKLYLCHISNKKELDIIRKSRLKAEKKIYTEVTPHHLFLNENDIKGKNEMLLRMKPELKTTHDVEALWEAVNDGTIDTIGTDHAPHLLSEKLEKVTFGIPGVENSLPLMLDAVSKGKITLSKLIQLMSKNPSKIFGIKDRGEIKEGYYGDLVVVDLNKKFILENKTTLSKCGWTPFDGYTGYGKIETTIVNGKIVYNKNQIIENTGSEIEYE
- the pyrF gene encoding orotidine-5'-phosphate decarboxylase, translating into MKLKAKDRLIVALDYKTLDEVKDIVNEIGDAVSTYKVGLELFLNTRGEAVDYLHSIDKKVFLDLKFHDIPNTTTMASMFANKQEVFMFNVHAGGGPTMMRSVADMLKENSSDSIAIAVTVLTSFTEEEAAAHFKSDLNISGLANHWAIETKESGLHGVVCSPLEAKKIKELCGENFYTICPGVRPLWAASNDQKRIMTPKIAVENGADFLVVGRPITKSENPVHAAKLILEEIEAGLKIINS